One segment of Arcanobacterium haemolyticum DSM 20595 DNA contains the following:
- a CDS encoding VirB4-like conjugal transfer ATPase, CD1110 family produces the protein MVGKRVAARAARQKQATESNEKNSEQRKVARKEKKNAQSLIHYEAITESGIAYLGGNKYSITLELSDIDYQLAPNEVQEGLVEKYARFLNGHLAGHHVQVSIVNRVLDKGRLMESIELSSQDDSFDSQRDEYNQLISRRLESGRNNTVTEKYVTLQIEAESFDEAKIVLSRMAAEDIAALREVGGCRAEQISGEQRVRLLQQMLRPDAPNDFSYADMVGQKTKTKNFVSPWSIDRTDSDRLVLYSGADRYWQTMILRKMPNWMSDRVLKELAEIPADLTVSIHFDPLDQAEGLDLVKRQIAGMDIQMANERRKLAKQNMDIDLVPHELEASHTEAVELRQQLEQSNEKMFTTRIIIGVSAASQEELEEAVKRVRRVAGKHSCSLENLRYMQIDGLNACLPLGLCKIPMYRTLTTAVGAVMIPFTTQELLERSGNFYGINALSKNVIMADRARGMNSNGFILGTTGSGKSQFAKFEMNQTFLRRPNDEILIIDPEREYPALAKEMKATTVVISAGSQDAINPMDLSKEFTSVSDGDPVRNKCGFVLSLCEVLLGGADGLTPAKRSIIDRVVASLYSTYWTSDIPAPTLKDLYEALRHEPEAEAQEVATGLEMYARGSAQGFARQTNVDASNRVTIYDIAELSKDLQTFGMMVVLEEIWARIVRNKARGVRTWVYIDEFHLLFNNDYAGAYCQSMFKRVRKYGAAATGITQNIEELLINERARLMLSNSDGLFLLNQQSTDADALAGLLHLSNQQRSYFTNVEPGRGLMKVGKAVIPFDNTMDPTQRIFKVFSTRFEEVSGF, from the coding sequence ATGGTCGGCAAAAGAGTAGCCGCAAGAGCTGCCCGCCAGAAGCAGGCAACTGAAAGTAATGAAAAAAATAGTGAGCAGCGTAAAGTTGCTCGCAAGGAAAAGAAAAATGCCCAGTCTTTGATTCATTATGAGGCAATCACGGAATCGGGTATTGCGTATCTCGGTGGAAATAAGTATTCAATTACTCTGGAATTGTCTGATATTGACTACCAGCTTGCTCCTAATGAGGTGCAAGAAGGCCTGGTTGAAAAGTATGCACGCTTCCTTAACGGGCATCTCGCTGGCCATCATGTTCAAGTGTCTATTGTCAATCGCGTTCTCGACAAAGGCCGGTTGATGGAGAGTATTGAACTTTCATCTCAAGATGATAGTTTTGATTCGCAACGCGATGAGTATAACCAGCTTATTTCGCGCAGATTAGAGTCGGGCAGAAACAATACGGTCACTGAAAAATATGTGACGCTCCAAATTGAAGCTGAGTCGTTTGATGAGGCAAAAATTGTCTTGTCTCGTATGGCAGCTGAGGATATTGCAGCTTTGCGCGAAGTTGGTGGTTGCCGGGCTGAGCAGATTAGCGGTGAACAGCGCGTGAGGTTGCTACAGCAGATGTTGCGGCCGGATGCTCCCAATGATTTCAGTTACGCGGATATGGTTGGCCAGAAGACTAAGACGAAAAACTTTGTCTCTCCGTGGTCGATTGACCGGACGGATTCTGATCGGCTGGTTCTTTACTCTGGAGCTGATCGGTATTGGCAGACAATGATCTTGCGTAAGATGCCTAATTGGATGAGTGATCGCGTTCTGAAAGAGCTAGCTGAAATTCCTGCAGATCTTACTGTGTCTATTCATTTTGATCCTCTTGATCAGGCGGAAGGTTTAGATCTCGTTAAGCGTCAAATTGCCGGTATGGATATCCAGATGGCGAATGAACGCCGTAAGTTGGCCAAGCAGAATATGGATATTGATCTGGTGCCTCATGAGCTAGAAGCGTCTCATACTGAGGCTGTTGAGCTTCGTCAGCAGTTAGAGCAGTCGAATGAAAAAATGTTCACTACACGCATTATTATTGGAGTTTCTGCGGCGTCTCAAGAAGAGCTTGAAGAAGCAGTTAAACGCGTGCGCCGTGTTGCTGGAAAGCATTCATGCTCGCTTGAAAATCTCAGATATATGCAGATTGACGGGCTCAACGCTTGCTTGCCGCTGGGATTATGTAAGATTCCGATGTATCGAACGCTTACTACTGCTGTTGGTGCAGTAATGATCCCATTTACTACGCAAGAGTTACTTGAGCGCAGTGGTAATTTCTACGGAATCAATGCGCTATCGAAGAATGTAATCATGGCAGACCGTGCTAGAGGGATGAACTCCAACGGTTTCATCTTGGGTACAACTGGTTCTGGTAAATCGCAATTTGCCAAGTTTGAAATGAATCAAACATTCCTGCGTCGGCCTAATGATGAGATTTTGATTATTGATCCTGAGCGAGAATATCCAGCTCTAGCAAAAGAAATGAAAGCCACGACAGTGGTTATTTCAGCAGGTTCCCAAGATGCCATTAATCCGATGGATTTGAGTAAAGAGTTTACAAGCGTCTCTGATGGTGATCCGGTTCGCAACAAGTGCGGTTTTGTCCTTAGCTTGTGTGAAGTGTTGCTAGGCGGTGCAGACGGTCTAACCCCTGCTAAACGCTCGATTATTGATCGCGTGGTTGCAAGCCTTTATAGCACATACTGGACGAGCGATATTCCAGCACCAACGCTTAAGGATCTTTATGAGGCACTACGCCACGAACCAGAAGCAGAAGCTCAAGAAGTAGCTACTGGATTAGAGATGTATGCGCGAGGCAGTGCGCAAGGATTTGCGCGACAGACCAATGTTGATGCTTCCAATCGGGTCACTATTTATGACATTGCTGAGCTGTCGAAGGATCTTCAGACCTTTGGCATGATGGTCGTTTTGGAAGAGATCTGGGCACGGATCGTTCGGAATAAAGCCCGTGGTGTGCGTACCTGGGTTTATATCGACGAATTCCATCTGCTTTTTAATAATGACTATGCAGGTGCTTATTGCCAATCGATGTTTAAGCGAGTGCGTAAATACGGAGCTGCTGCTACTGGTATTACACAGAACATCGAAGAGCTACTGATTAATGAGCGTGCTCGGTTAATGCTGTCAAATTCAGACGGACTTTTCTTACTCAATCAACAATCAACCGATGCAGATGCGCTAGCTGGGCTGCTTCATTTATCAAACCAGCAACGTAGCTATTTCACAAATGTTGAACCGGGTAGAGGGCTGATGAAAGTCGGTAAGGCGGTTATTCCATTTGATAACACGATGGATCCAACTCAACGGATTTTCAAAGTGTTCTCTACCAGATTTGAAGAAGTATCTGGCTTTTAG
- a CDS encoding PrgI family protein, translated as MALEVRVPREVTAYQPRVLFGMSWRQLGVAAVAAPLIATSFAVCYLAGYENLGVVIVTLLSVPAVALGWVRPMGVPFEKYFSYAWDWHQGKKVFVFEQDLMEEENGRQKSSRKSCPPEAGN; from the coding sequence GTGGCACTGGAAGTACGTGTACCGCGCGAAGTTACCGCGTATCAGCCACGAGTGCTGTTTGGCATGTCCTGGCGTCAGCTTGGCGTGGCTGCCGTGGCGGCACCGCTTATCGCCACCAGCTTCGCAGTGTGCTATCTCGCAGGGTACGAAAATCTTGGCGTTGTTATAGTGACGCTACTTTCAGTGCCCGCTGTTGCTCTTGGTTGGGTGCGCCCTATGGGCGTTCCGTTCGAAAAGTATTTCAGCTATGCGTGGGACTGGCATCAGGGCAAAAAAGTATTCGTTTTTGAGCAGGACTTAATGGAGGAAGAAAATGGTCGGCAAAAGAGTAGCCGCAAGAGCTGCCCGCCAGAAGCAGGCAACTGA
- a CDS encoding helix-turn-helix domain-containing protein, with protein MKEKLTGESNAGELLAAHDAALLLPETSPATLYRWARQGKIPAVELPSGRKFFRRSDIEALLVPVVEEVDEA; from the coding sequence GTGAAAGAAAAACTAACAGGCGAAAGTAATGCTGGCGAGCTCCTGGCGGCGCACGATGCTGCTTTGCTGCTTCCTGAAACATCTCCTGCAACTTTGTATCGTTGGGCGCGTCAAGGAAAAATTCCTGCTGTTGAGTTGCCGTCGGGGCGGAAGTTTTTCCGTCGTTCTGATATTGAGGCTCTTTTAGTGCCTGTTGTTGAGGAAGTTGACGAGGCGTAG
- a CDS encoding alpha/beta hydrolase, whose product MKKRIIAALTGALVLLSSCSGTVEVKNGTGKIRKNDSSPISAHAIEAPMPAIPAGLEKFYSQKPAWKECGHGLDCATVTVPLNYADPEGAAIELKIKRRKAEGTRIGSLLVNPGGPGGSGQEMAESAPQFFTDRITDSFDIIGFDPRGVGESTPIDCVTDRELDQVLSTVYADTPEGQAQSRASEVELANKCVEKSGNLVKYVGTEEAARDMDVLRHLMGDPKLYYVGFSYGTKLGGMYAELFPHNVGRLILDGAVDSDVSDFEQSKAQLKGFELAANNFIDKCLKSETCPFKGTRDEAREEIRQMFEKAADKPIPTANPERPLTQAGLMLGFITPLYDDSSWPLLTQAIDEYKTAGTGNAFQVFFDAYTGRDPQGHYKNNSIESHIAINCADSTIEGTPEDWDRMSKELEEASPLFGKSQRYSQTTCATMPKPEHPLVKRFVAEGSDPIVVVGTIGDPATPYEWAVAFQKAFANSTLVTWEGEGHTAYGRAGKCIKDALDAYLLNGKVPEKDLRCPVEK is encoded by the coding sequence ATGAAGAAACGTATTATCGCTGCTCTCACTGGTGCACTCGTCCTTCTCTCCAGTTGCTCGGGAACTGTAGAGGTAAAAAACGGAACAGGGAAAATCCGCAAAAATGATTCCTCCCCGATCAGTGCGCACGCTATTGAAGCTCCAATGCCTGCAATCCCGGCCGGTCTGGAAAAATTCTATTCACAAAAACCCGCATGGAAAGAATGCGGGCACGGTCTGGATTGCGCCACTGTAACCGTTCCCCTCAACTATGCAGATCCCGAAGGTGCGGCAATTGAACTGAAAATTAAACGCCGAAAAGCGGAAGGCACCCGTATAGGATCTCTATTAGTAAATCCTGGTGGGCCTGGTGGCAGTGGCCAAGAAATGGCCGAAAGCGCTCCACAATTCTTCACAGATAGAATTACAGATTCGTTTGACATCATCGGATTCGATCCACGAGGCGTAGGTGAATCCACGCCAATCGATTGCGTCACCGATCGAGAACTCGATCAGGTGCTGTCCACCGTATATGCGGACACGCCAGAAGGCCAGGCACAATCGCGCGCTTCCGAAGTGGAACTAGCAAACAAGTGCGTTGAAAAATCAGGAAATCTTGTGAAATATGTTGGCACCGAAGAAGCCGCACGTGACATGGATGTGTTGCGTCATCTCATGGGAGATCCGAAGCTCTACTATGTTGGCTTCTCATACGGCACCAAACTTGGTGGAATGTATGCCGAACTTTTCCCGCACAACGTTGGGCGTCTTATCCTGGATGGTGCTGTTGACTCAGATGTTTCTGATTTCGAACAAAGCAAAGCCCAACTCAAAGGCTTCGAACTTGCAGCAAATAACTTCATTGATAAATGCTTAAAAAGCGAAACATGCCCGTTTAAAGGTACACGGGATGAAGCACGTGAAGAAATTCGGCAAATGTTTGAAAAAGCAGCCGACAAACCAATTCCAACCGCAAACCCTGAACGTCCTCTCACCCAAGCTGGGCTCATGCTTGGTTTCATCACGCCACTATATGATGATTCTTCATGGCCGCTTCTCACACAAGCAATCGATGAATATAAAACCGCTGGAACAGGAAACGCTTTCCAGGTGTTCTTCGATGCCTATACCGGACGTGATCCTCAGGGGCACTACAAGAATAATTCCATCGAATCACATATTGCGATCAACTGTGCAGACTCCACAATTGAAGGCACACCCGAAGATTGGGATCGGATGAGTAAAGAACTAGAGGAAGCCTCTCCACTCTTTGGAAAATCGCAACGCTATTCCCAGACAACATGCGCAACTATGCCAAAACCAGAACATCCTTTGGTGAAACGTTTCGTTGCGGAGGGATCAGATCCGATTGTTGTTGTAGGAACAATCGGTGATCCGGCAACTCCATACGAATGGGCTGTTGCTTTCCAAAAAGCCTTTGCTAATTCGACACTCGTTACTTGGGAAGGCGAAGGCCATACCGCGTACGGGCGTGCAGGAAAGTGCATCAAGGATGCACTCGATGCCTACCTGCTCAATGGCAAGGTCCCAGAAAAAGATCTGCGCTGCCCTGTGGAAAAGTAG
- a CDS encoding DNA polymerase III subunit delta', which translates to MSIFDGLIGQDAAVKELQRAADAARASGNRPTETAGNDAVASQAMSQAWLFTGPPGSGRSLAALSLAGALLCTGPVPGCGECAQCKAVLERNHPDVTLVSTDQVTISAEEVREYVARSYVAPTSGAWRIFVIEDADRMLTRTTNVLLKAIEEPGARTVWMLCTAAAADVLPTIRSRCRNINLVTPHASLVAELLMKRDGIDSKTAHIVARAAQSHIGVARALAHDSQAAAIRTNTLNVLATMKSVGDAALGAHLLSDTVAMRGETTTKKDLAAEDSKALEEQRMAALGLDAGAKVPASVRSQIKESADAARRRQTRQERDILDREMVYMLAFYRDVLVKQMGASVELINVDYEQAINRIAASSTTHATLEKIDRIGEGRTRLKANVPAQLVMESILVGLR; encoded by the coding sequence ATGAGTATTTTTGATGGGCTGATCGGGCAAGATGCCGCTGTTAAGGAACTTCAGCGGGCTGCTGATGCTGCGCGCGCGTCAGGAAATCGGCCTACCGAAACCGCCGGAAACGATGCGGTTGCCAGCCAGGCAATGAGTCAGGCGTGGCTGTTTACCGGGCCGCCTGGATCCGGGCGTTCACTTGCTGCGTTGAGCTTGGCGGGGGCGCTCTTGTGTACAGGGCCTGTGCCAGGGTGCGGCGAATGTGCGCAATGTAAAGCCGTGCTGGAACGCAACCATCCAGATGTCACGCTTGTATCTACAGATCAAGTCACGATTAGCGCAGAAGAAGTCCGCGAATACGTGGCGCGATCATACGTGGCGCCAACCAGCGGGGCCTGGAGGATCTTCGTGATTGAAGATGCGGATCGAATGCTCACTCGCACCACAAATGTGTTACTGAAAGCGATCGAAGAACCCGGCGCACGTACCGTGTGGATGCTATGTACTGCCGCCGCGGCAGATGTATTGCCTACTATTCGTTCTCGATGCCGCAACATCAATCTGGTCACCCCACACGCATCGTTGGTAGCTGAACTCCTCATGAAACGCGATGGGATCGATTCAAAAACGGCACATATCGTTGCGCGCGCAGCCCAATCCCATATTGGGGTGGCACGGGCATTGGCACATGATTCCCAGGCGGCCGCGATTCGCACCAACACTCTTAACGTGCTGGCAACAATGAAGAGCGTTGGGGATGCGGCACTCGGCGCCCACCTCCTCTCAGATACCGTGGCCATGCGGGGCGAAACCACCACCAAAAAAGATCTTGCGGCGGAAGATAGCAAAGCGCTAGAAGAACAGCGCATGGCCGCCCTTGGGCTAGATGCGGGCGCTAAAGTACCGGCATCCGTGCGTAGCCAGATTAAGGAAAGTGCGGATGCCGCCCGTCGTCGTCAAACCCGCCAAGAACGCGACATCCTTGATCGCGAAATGGTGTATATGCTTGCGTTTTACCGCGATGTGCTGGTGAAACAAATGGGCGCAAGCGTTGAACTTATCAACGTGGATTACGAACAAGCAATCAACAGAATTGCGGCGTCATCCACAACTCACGCAACTCTAGAGAAGATTGATCGGATCGGTGAAGGCCGCACACGCCTGAAAGCAAACGTTCCGGCTCAACTTGTTATGGAAAGTATTCTTGTTGGACTCCGCTAA
- the tmk gene encoding dTMP kinase, with translation MGMFISFEGGDGAGKSTQVEKLATWLREAGYGVVVTREPGGTELGAHIRHLLLHGGDVSPRAEALLYAADRAHHMDTKIRPALERGEIVITDRFMDSSIAYQGAARSLGKNEIRDLSLWAVEGTMPDVTFLLDIPVETGQARVGSEQDRLEAAGAEFHARVRNEFLALAEDHMDRWRVLDGTQTIDSIAQSIRHHVAEALAKNDSVHQTMSEAGGTLNA, from the coding sequence ATGGGAATGTTTATCTCCTTTGAAGGTGGCGATGGCGCTGGTAAATCTACGCAAGTAGAAAAACTCGCAACGTGGTTGCGTGAGGCGGGGTACGGCGTCGTCGTTACTCGGGAACCAGGCGGAACTGAACTGGGGGCTCACATCCGCCACCTGCTCCTGCACGGTGGGGACGTGAGCCCGCGCGCGGAGGCGCTGCTGTATGCGGCGGATCGTGCACACCACATGGATACGAAAATCCGGCCGGCGCTGGAACGTGGCGAAATCGTGATTACGGATCGTTTCATGGATTCGTCTATCGCGTACCAAGGCGCGGCACGATCGCTGGGAAAGAACGAAATTCGCGATCTTTCCCTGTGGGCTGTGGAAGGAACCATGCCAGATGTAACCTTCCTGCTCGATATTCCCGTGGAAACCGGGCAAGCGCGTGTGGGGAGTGAACAGGATCGGCTGGAAGCTGCAGGGGCCGAATTCCATGCCCGTGTTCGCAACGAATTTCTGGCGCTGGCCGAAGACCACATGGATCGGTGGCGCGTGCTGGATGGAACCCAAACGATCGATTCAATCGCGCAGAGCATCCGGCACCACGTGGCTGAAGCTCTGGCGAAGAATGATAGTGTTCACCAAACTATGTCGGAGGCAGGCGGTACTCTAAACGCATGA
- the topA gene encoding type I DNA topoisomerase, with amino-acid sequence MTKLVIVESPAKARTIANYLGDDYDVTASIGHIRDLPKPSDLPSDMKKGPFGKFAVDVEHNFEPYYVVNPDKKKKVSELRAAMKKADELWLATDEDREGEAIAWHLLEVLKPKIPVKRMVFHEITKEAIQRALEATRDVDTKLVDAQETRRILDRLVGYEVSPLLWRKVAPSLSAGRVQSVTTRLIVERERERMAFVPAGYWDVLVDLRKDGDDFSAKLLELDGSRIAVGKDFDDDGALTPKAAKEGVRVLGADDAQAISETLRDGNSTVVRVETKPYRRRPAAPFTTSTLQQEASRKLHMNSRDTMRVAQALYENGFITYMRTDSVNLSAQAVAAARSQIEDMYGARSLPDKPRVYSTKSKGAQEAHEAIRPAGDSFRTPAQVSGLLRGREFDLYELIWKRTVASQMADAIGSTASVRLSAPVAGFGDALLGASGTIITFPGFMAAYEEGKDKKRYEDQAESRLPDLVEGEKVENTGSKAAGHETAPPPRYTEASLVKTLEEKGIGRPSTYAATISTITDRGYVDRKGQALVPTWLAFAVIRLLEENLPDLVDYDFTADMEEDLDKIAAGQEDPVEYLGGFYRGAGEKKGLRDQVDGLGDIDARAVNTIDIGDGIAVRVGRFGPYLEETKDDGTQGKRASVPPEVAPDELTVAKAHEILDAALDEDRVLGKNEKGWDIVVKDGRFGPYVSEVVPDDAVQLTPTGKVSKVKPKPATASLFASMNPETVTIDDALKLLSLPREIGKSGDDVITVQNGRFGPYMKKGSDSRSLESEEQIFTITLEEAEAIFAQPKQRGKRQAQPPLAELGTDPVSGGKILLKDGRFGLYVTDGETNASLPRSEDPNQITPERAQDLLVQRRLKIAEQGGPKKRNATKKTVSGAGKKKAAAKKTTAKKTAAKKTTAKKTASKKTTTKSATKD; translated from the coding sequence GTGACAAAGCTCGTGATTGTAGAGTCTCCTGCCAAGGCGCGCACTATCGCAAACTACCTTGGTGATGATTACGATGTGACCGCAAGTATCGGCCATATTCGTGATCTTCCGAAGCCTTCGGATTTGCCTTCAGATATGAAGAAGGGCCCGTTTGGCAAGTTTGCTGTGGATGTGGAGCATAATTTCGAGCCCTACTACGTGGTGAATCCGGATAAAAAGAAGAAAGTTTCGGAACTTCGTGCGGCGATGAAGAAGGCTGATGAGCTGTGGCTCGCAACCGATGAGGACCGCGAGGGGGAGGCCATCGCCTGGCATCTGCTCGAAGTGTTGAAGCCGAAGATTCCGGTGAAGCGCATGGTTTTCCACGAAATTACGAAGGAAGCGATTCAGCGCGCGTTAGAGGCTACTCGTGACGTGGATACGAAGCTTGTGGACGCCCAGGAGACGCGCCGTATCCTGGATCGCCTTGTGGGGTACGAGGTTTCTCCGTTGTTGTGGCGTAAGGTTGCACCAAGCCTGTCGGCTGGTCGCGTTCAGTCTGTGACCACGCGTTTGATCGTGGAGCGTGAGCGCGAACGTATGGCGTTTGTGCCGGCTGGGTACTGGGATGTCTTAGTTGATCTGCGGAAAGACGGGGACGATTTTTCCGCGAAGTTGCTTGAGTTGGACGGCTCGCGTATCGCGGTTGGTAAGGATTTTGACGACGACGGTGCTCTTACCCCCAAGGCTGCGAAGGAAGGCGTGCGGGTCCTGGGTGCTGATGATGCACAGGCGATTTCTGAAACGCTCCGTGATGGAAACTCAACGGTGGTGCGGGTTGAAACGAAACCATACCGGCGTCGTCCAGCTGCTCCGTTCACAACGTCTACGTTGCAGCAGGAAGCGTCCCGTAAACTGCATATGAATTCGCGCGATACGATGCGGGTGGCGCAGGCGCTGTATGAAAACGGTTTCATTACCTATATGCGAACTGATTCGGTGAATCTTTCGGCGCAGGCGGTTGCGGCGGCTCGTTCGCAGATTGAGGACATGTATGGGGCGCGTTCGTTGCCGGATAAGCCGCGGGTGTATTCCACGAAGTCGAAGGGCGCGCAGGAGGCTCACGAAGCTATCCGCCCTGCAGGTGATTCGTTCCGCACGCCAGCGCAGGTTTCTGGCCTTCTTCGTGGGCGCGAATTCGATCTGTATGAACTGATTTGGAAGCGTACTGTGGCTTCTCAGATGGCTGACGCTATTGGTTCCACGGCGTCTGTGCGTTTGTCTGCTCCGGTTGCTGGATTTGGCGATGCTCTGCTGGGCGCGTCCGGAACGATCATCACGTTCCCTGGCTTCATGGCAGCCTATGAAGAAGGCAAGGATAAGAAGCGTTACGAAGATCAGGCCGAATCGCGTTTGCCAGATTTGGTTGAAGGCGAAAAGGTGGAGAACACCGGTTCCAAGGCTGCCGGGCACGAAACGGCGCCACCGCCGCGTTACACTGAAGCATCGCTGGTGAAGACTCTGGAAGAAAAGGGGATCGGCCGCCCGTCCACATATGCTGCCACGATTTCCACGATCACCGATCGCGGGTATGTGGATCGCAAGGGGCAGGCGCTGGTTCCTACCTGGTTGGCGTTTGCGGTTATCCGATTGTTGGAAGAAAACCTGCCTGACCTGGTTGATTATGATTTCACAGCCGATATGGAAGAGGATCTGGATAAGATCGCTGCCGGCCAAGAAGATCCAGTGGAGTACTTGGGCGGCTTCTACCGTGGCGCGGGCGAAAAGAAGGGCTTGCGCGATCAAGTTGACGGGTTGGGCGATATTGATGCTCGCGCCGTGAACACGATCGATATTGGTGATGGGATTGCGGTTCGCGTGGGCCGTTTTGGGCCATATCTGGAAGAGACGAAGGACGACGGAACGCAGGGAAAGCGCGCCTCGGTTCCGCCGGAGGTTGCTCCAGACGAACTCACTGTTGCCAAAGCACACGAAATTCTGGATGCGGCATTGGATGAAGATCGCGTTCTTGGAAAGAATGAGAAGGGCTGGGACATCGTCGTTAAAGACGGCCGTTTCGGGCCATACGTTTCGGAAGTTGTTCCAGACGACGCCGTTCAGCTCACTCCAACCGGAAAAGTTTCTAAGGTGAAGCCGAAGCCGGCCACCGCATCGTTGTTCGCATCGATGAATCCGGAAACGGTAACTATCGACGACGCACTGAAACTTCTTTCGCTGCCGCGCGAAATTGGGAAGTCTGGCGATGATGTGATTACTGTGCAAAACGGCCGTTTTGGCCCGTACATGAAGAAGGGATCTGATTCGCGATCGCTCGAATCAGAAGAACAAATCTTCACGATCACGCTGGAAGAAGCCGAAGCGATCTTCGCTCAACCGAAGCAGCGCGGGAAGCGCCAGGCGCAACCGCCGCTGGCAGAACTGGGCACTGATCCGGTTTCTGGTGGCAAGATTTTGTTGAAAGATGGCCGATTCGGGCTATACGTGACCGACGGCGAAACGAACGCGTCGTTGCCGCGTTCGGAAGATCCAAACCAGATCACGCCAGAACGTGCGCAAGATTTGCTGGTTCAGCGCCGGTTGAAGATTGCCGAACAAGGCGGGCCGAAGAAGCGTAACGCCACCAAGAAAACGGTGAGCGGTGCGGGTAAAAAGAAAGCGGCCGCTAAGAAAACTACGGCAAAGAAGACGGCCGCTAAGAAAACTACGGCAAAGAAGACGGCCTCAAAGAAGACAACCACCAAGTCGGCAACAAAGGACTAA
- a CDS encoding DUF7059 domain-containing protein, producing the protein MKNFRFFDQLRADLRDFTPERITAELGAGALAALARDEAVPAELAARRAGSQVGALVRLWWVGDTLSDHDLALALPKTVAAGGYDIPELFEEVKNGKRAKFQIVPVESRHGVIWLASDRGSLQGARHTTDHVMGVGGATRTLASLATYQAGDSVLDLGTGCGIHAIIAAKAGAHATATDISQRALDYAQFNARLNGVTINTRIGSLFEPVAGETFSVVVSNPPFVITPSDVRDSVGTLEYRDGGAPGDTLAATVVAGLDAHVAPDGNAYMLANWEIEAGHEWNEHPQAWFAQTNADAIVIQREVIPADAYVEMWLHDGGLRAGHPDYAPAYRAWINDFAKRNVTHVGFGYVLVRASETSQPWHVFHDLRGQMPPNVHDALERMWSAKNVTPETLPALHLSANDLAEHRRYHPGETEPWLITFSSNSAFSDEMQADTALAGFLSVCDGELSAGAIMDALANLLEIAPAVLRESLTPHVIHMVQTGFLSVVDNCEPVD; encoded by the coding sequence ATGAAGAATTTTCGCTTTTTTGATCAGTTGCGCGCCGATTTGCGCGATTTCACCCCGGAACGCATCACGGCAGAGTTGGGTGCGGGGGCGCTCGCGGCCTTGGCGCGCGATGAGGCCGTGCCTGCGGAACTCGCTGCGCGCCGCGCCGGGAGCCAGGTTGGTGCGCTGGTTCGGTTGTGGTGGGTTGGCGATACGTTGAGTGACCACGACCTTGCACTCGCCCTTCCCAAAACCGTTGCCGCAGGTGGTTACGATATTCCGGAGCTGTTCGAAGAAGTAAAGAACGGAAAGCGCGCCAAGTTCCAGATCGTTCCAGTAGAAAGCCGCCACGGCGTTATTTGGCTGGCTTCTGATCGCGGCTCGCTCCAAGGCGCCCGCCACACCACCGATCATGTGATGGGGGTTGGGGGAGCAACACGAACGCTCGCATCGTTGGCTACCTATCAGGCGGGCGATTCGGTTCTTGATCTGGGAACGGGCTGCGGAATCCATGCGATCATTGCGGCGAAAGCCGGCGCCCATGCAACCGCCACCGATATTTCGCAGCGGGCGTTGGATTACGCGCAGTTCAACGCACGCCTAAACGGGGTCACGATCAACACTCGGATCGGTTCACTGTTTGAGCCGGTGGCAGGGGAGACGTTCAGCGTTGTCGTCTCAAATCCGCCGTTCGTTATCACGCCATCGGACGTGCGGGACAGCGTGGGCACGCTCGAATATCGCGACGGTGGCGCGCCAGGCGATACGCTGGCTGCCACGGTGGTGGCCGGGCTCGATGCTCACGTGGCCCCTGACGGAAACGCATACATGCTGGCCAACTGGGAAATCGAAGCAGGCCACGAATGGAATGAACACCCGCAAGCCTGGTTCGCACAAACCAACGCGGATGCCATCGTGATCCAACGTGAAGTCATCCCAGCCGATGCCTACGTAGAAATGTGGCTCCACGATGGCGGCCTGCGCGCCGGACACCCGGACTACGCGCCCGCCTACCGCGCCTGGATCAACGATTTTGCCAAACGAAACGTCACCCATGTGGGATTCGGGTACGTGCTTGTTCGCGCGTCGGAAACGTCACAGCCATGGCACGTGTTCCACGATCTACGTGGCCAGATGCCGCCCAATGTCCACGACGCCCTGGAACGTATGTGGTCTGCCAAGAACGTCACACCCGAAACGCTGCCAGCCCTCCACCTAAGCGCGAACGACCTAGCCGAACACCGCCGCTACCACCCAGGCGAAACAGAACCATGGCTCATCACGTTCTCCTCCAACTCCGCCTTTTCGGACGAAATGCAGGCAGACACGGCCCTAGCCGGATTCCTCTCCGTCTGTGACGGCGAATTGAGCGCCGGCGCGATCATGGACGCGCTCGCGAATCTGCTCGAAATCGCCCCGGCAGTCCTCCGCGAAAGCCTCACCCCACACGTTATCCACATGGTCCAAACTGGGTTCCTGAGCGTGGTGGATAACTGTGAACCTGTGGATTGA